The Lolium rigidum isolate FL_2022 chromosome 2, APGP_CSIRO_Lrig_0.1, whole genome shotgun sequence genomic interval CACTTGGATAACTGCTGATTATTGTTGAGCTTATTTAGGTCTGCAAAATAGTGGAAGGACAGAGATACTCCAAGCGATTAAATCAGAATCAGATAAGAGCTCTCTTGGATGTGACATGCCAGCGCCCACGTGATCGGGAGCGTGATATAATTCAGGCAAGAAATATCTTCTTTTCCATGTCTGATGTGTTTCTACAATTGTTTGTGCAACTTCAGTATAACTCTTCCCTCTATTTTCGTTTTCTGTCTTTGGAACACAGATGGTTAAACATAATGCCTATCAGGACGATCCTTATGCGAAAGAGTTTGGCATTAACATTAGTGACCGTATGGCATCAGTGGAGGCGCGTATTTTACCAGCTCCACGGGTAGGTGGAACCATTTTTTGTAACTTTTGCTCGCTGTTATCAGCTTAAGTACGACTTCGATATAGCTCTTCTTTTAATGCAGCTTAAGTACAACGAGACTGGTAGAGAAAAGGATTGCTTACCTAGAGTTGGTCAATGGAATATGCTGAACAAGGTAACCTCACAAACATCTTCTGTCCAGGAAGTTCACTCACCTTTTGCTTTGGGAACAAAGACTACCTTTTATCTTTATTTGCTTAATTATTGCCTGCCTCAACTCTTTTTTTCGACATTTGCCTGCCTCAACTCTAAAGCGGCTTTATTTCTAATATATGGAAATAACCGAAATGGAACTAATAGGGAAACCAACTAAAGATGGAAATAATTGTGCTAATCAGACTAACCGCAGGTTGAAATAAATAACCTGTAGCCTAGTTGTGCGTTAGCAACTTTCTGCAGAAACAGTATTGTATATCCTAGGTACAACACACTTTGCACCCTGCATCTTTTGTGATATTGGCAAGCTGCATGATAAGTAGAATTCCGGATAGAAAGTTTGGCCTCAGCTGCTCCTGGTTCTGATGTACTTATATCTTACTTTTCTCCATTTTAACTTTACCAAACGGAAGACTGTGCATGTCTTTTCTGTTGAGCTGCACAATACGACAATTGAGCATTGAGAAAACAGCTTTCTATGACAGTTGATTTTTTTCCCTTGAAGTCCATATATTTATGTCCAACATCATCCAGTTGCCGTCTGATTTTTTGGTCGTGGAAGTCGACTGATTTTCAATGCTATCTAAATTTCATTAACCAAATACATGTATATATTTCTTTATTCTTCATGGATCTCTAATGtcctttttcatttttcttatccagaaaatggtaaatggtggcAAAGTCAGAAGCTGGATGTGTATCAATTTTGCCCGTAATGTGCAGGAAAGTCTTGTTCGTGGCTTCTGCCATGAACTTGCTCTGATGTGCCAAAACTCAGGAATGGCAAGTATTCTTGACACGCTTCCTGCAAAATGTGCATATTAGCATGAAAGAATCACACCAAGATCCATATATAAAAGCATCAACATGAATCGTAGGCTTTATACTTCAATCTTCATCTAGTCTTCTGCAACTGTAACAGTATCATGTATCATCGTGATAGGACTTTGCTCTGGAGCCTGTTCTTCCACCTCTGTATGCACGTCCTGATCAAGTGGAGCGAGCTCTTAAAGCTAGGTACCATGATGCAATGAACATTCTTGGACCCCAGCGCCGGGAGCTTGATTTGCTTATCGGGATCCTACCTGATAACAATGGCTCACTTTATGGTATCTGAGAAATGCAACCTTCCTATGTTTACTGTGTATTCTCACTGTTGTTGTGCAGATGATGTTCTTTGTTACATTTACTTCTCTCTTCGTCTCATGCTAGGTGATCTGAAACGTGTGTGTGAAATAGATCTCGGAATAGTTTCACAATGCTGCTGTGCGAAGCAGGTGTTCAAAATGAACAAACAGATTCATGCAAATCTTGCGCTCAAGATAAACGTCAAGGTTAGTGCGCCATGAACAAAACAATTTCATGCAATTTGCATTTTGTTCTATCTTCCTTAACTTGCTACCGCTTAATTTTGTTAGGTGGGCGGTAGGAACACCGTACTGGTGGATGCACTGTCGAGGCGGATTCCTCTGGTCACCGACAGACCTACAATTATATTTGGTGCTGATGTGACCCATCCTCATCCTGGAGAGGACAGTAGTCCCTCAATTGCTGCTGTAAGTAAAAATATTAATAGTACATGATTACCTGTTCTCCAGTCTTGACTGTGTGTGAAAAGATTTCTGGTAGTTTGCTAAGCAGTCATTCTATTGTTTTCTTGTAGGTTGTAGCCTCCCAAGATTGGCCTGAGGTCACAAGGTATGCTGGGTTAGTTTCTGCTCAGGCGCACCGGCAAGAGTTGATAGAGGATCTGTACAAGGTCTGGCAAGATCCACAGAGGGGAACAGTCAATGGTGGCATGATTAGGTACACCGGTAATTTATTTAACAATTCTTCCACAATGAACATCTCAAACAATTCATTACTTTGCAAAAATGCAGGGAGCTACTTATATCCTTCAAAAAGTCAACCGGTCAGAAGCCCCAGCGTATAATATTTTACAGGTTTGTTTGTACCCAATAAGAGGACACCAGCAGGTCTTCTGTTGCCTTCTTTCACTAAAGCCTGACCTTATTTACCTTTTTTTACCAGGGATGGCGTTAGCGAGGGACAGTTTTACCAAGTTCTTCTGTTCGAACTCCAGGCGATACGAAAAGTAAATTATCTACTTTATCCAGTTCTTTCTTTGTTCGTATTCGGGTGATGTTTCGATTAAATCCTGATCTCATTGTGTGTCACTCAGGCATGCGCCTCCCTGGAGGCGAACTACCAACCAAACGTGACTTTCATCGTGGTTCAGAAGCGCCACCACACTAGATTATTCGCGCACAATCACAACGATCGGAATTCGGTGGACGGGAGCGGGAACATAATCCCCGGTAAATCGTATAAACAACTCACAGCACATATCGCTGCTATATGTTCAACAATGACGCTTACCCCATGCTCTACATCTGAAGGTACCGTTGTAGATTCGAAGATCTGTCATCCGACTGAGTTCGACTTCTACTTGTGCAGCCATGCTGGCATCAAGGTAAACACCAGAATTTGCTTACATCTGAATCTGGTTTTTGTGATCTTAGAGTCCAACAAACAAATCTATGTAATGTCCTCTGTTCCTAGGGCACCAGCCGCCCCGCACATTATCACGTCTTGTGGGATGAAAACAACTTCACCGCTGATGGATTGCAGACACTTACCAACAACCTCTGCTACACGTAAGACCCTTTTCTTTGGTGAAATATCTCTAATGAAATTTCATTTCTAACTTCTATCAAAAACTTGTACAGCTATGCAAGGTGCACCCGTTCGGTGTCAATTGGTAAGTTACCTTCTTCCGGGGATTATTCTCAAAGTTCTGCCGTATTATTTAGGGTGAAAAGTTCTAAATATCTTGTTTCCTTACTGAAGCCATATTTTTCTCCATTGCAGTTCCACCTGCATATTATGCTCATCTGGCCGCTTTCCGTGCCCGTTTCTACATGGATCCTGAGAGCTCTGACAGCGGCTCTGCGACGAGTGGGCCTGGAGGACGTGGACCGCCGTCTGGTTCGTCGACATCACGCAGTACCAGGACACCGGGCGCAGCTGTTAGGCCTCTTCCAGCTATGAAGGATAGTATGAAGAACGTCATGTTCTACTGCTGATGCTAGGACTGCGAAGATCGAGCTTAAATGGTTCTTATGTTGGTTGCCTCTTGTCATTGCAACTATGTGGAGAGACTAGCACTAATAATCCGCCCGCTGCAATGCGCGTGCGCTGTACTATGTTGGCTTAATTACCATGTACTTGTGTACTCTATGTTGCAAACTATGTTTTGGAGTATATGCTACCCCGTTTAGCTTGCTTAAATAGTTAAGCTCACTTTACGGTACTAACTGTTTTCCTGAGAGATGGGGTGACAGGGGGCGCTGGACTCCAGCAGTCCAGCAGCCAAGCTGAGGTAAGCTGGCATTTGAAGCACAAGGGACGATTTGGACCTGATGGTACTGAACGAAGAAATGTCAAGGAACTGGAGTACTACATGTGCTACCAGGATGCTCAAAGCTAGTCCAAGTACAGAAGGCAGCAGGACCAAATGCACGAAGATTCTCGTCTCCTTAGCTACACTGCATCGCATGTATAAATCGAATCACACTCCCAGTTGGAAAAAAGATCGAATCACACTCAGGCTTCGATGGAGCAGAATGTATTAAGGCACAATCGAGGAGACGAGACTGCATACATAACCTGCTAGTAGAGCAGTACCGGCGGCGGCAGATCATGTTCCTCGAGCAGTGCGGGCAGCTGGCTCGAGAGGCGAACGAGACGGTGGCAAGCATGATGGCATGTCGATCGACAACCACGACAGATTCAGACCCGGAGCATGCCCAGATCATGTTTACTAGTCTTCTCCGTATCCGTATTCCTAGGTtaccaatttaacctatatacttCCCTCCGTCTCATAAATAGATAAAAAAGATAACCTAGGGAGGGAGTGATGTTttagcacatgggagcgtatgctctctttattttgaaatacatgttagacacattttaaaatgtcaaaaaaattgaaataaaaatttcgcacgttcatcttcatgtgctacgcgctcacaaagttgtttcaggaaaaatcgacatgtcatgtgacgtgtgtaaaaaagaaaaaaatcggtgctgaaacaaagacttgtcacaagataaattttcgcttagactacaaaaaatatcattttttatgaaacttgacgaatacacatatattatggagatgtacatgtaaatttttttatcaaacttttttaacacttagaaatatgtttttatggtagagggacatatgctcccgggagccgaattgagtttctgaacCTAGGGAGTACTACATAAATGGATAAAAAGATAACCTATATACTTCCCCGtatccctccgtctcagtttactagtcttcctcCCTAGGTtaccaatttaacctatatactttaaattatactagtaaatgtgcacgtgcaatgcacgtctcaATATCTATTAATACTAATTGTAATAATACATATTTATAAAATACAAAATCGCTCTTTTATAAGTAGTTTAGATAAAGGGTCGACACTCTTTTTTGATCTTTCATGTCATGCTGGTAAGATGTAACCGAGCCTCAGTTACCTAATCAATTTCCATATATGTATATTCCTCCAGTAAACTATTTTTCTTGCTAAAATAAGTTGTGAAGAATTAGATTATTAAATTACCGTTTAATAGTACTTATTCCACAAAGCATATAGGACATACTTAAGTCACCACTCATTTGCTGCAAGTTACCGTTTAATAGTACTTATTCCACAAAGCATATAGGACATACTTAAGTCACCACTCATTTGCTGCAAGTCCGCAAAGGCGCAAAGGATTCTTTGCCAACAGATCATGCTGCCACGAAACCATCTGAGAGATATAACATCTATGAACGTAAATATTTTTCTATTCTGGAAATTTCTTCATCCTACAACTGCTACAAAAAAACATGCATGGTCATCTTGGGTCCTATTCATATAGAGCGTACATGGTAGCTTCTACAAAGAGAATATGCAAACATGAGGACTCACATGCTTCAAGGAGGTACGATGGCCTTTAATGCAAGCAATGTAGTGAACAGAACAAGGTGTCAATGCTCAATGCAAGATTTTTATCATAAGGTAAAACTTTAGCAAGTTCATTTTCAGAAACTCATCATGGGACAAAATGTAAAATCAAGATCTTTTCGCATTATCAAAGAACTCTGTTCAGTATGCAAAGATGTGGACATATCAGGTATGTCATTTGTGCACAATATAATATTTCTTTAGCTGTATATACTCTTTCAAAAAAAACAAACACTAAGATCAAATTGCACGCTAAAAATCTTTATATACCCTTCTTCCCAACTGACAAATTCCAACTGGGACAAGAATTGCAGAAACTGTAGTGCCATGCTCATTACGAACTATGCCATAATTGTTTGCCTGAATATATTCCCCATTTTCAAAATATTTCGGTTGGAAACTTGCAGCTGCTGGAGGGAGCTAAAACATGCCAGGAGAGTAGGCTTAGGAAGGTGGGGTGTGTGGTGTAAACTTAACCGGTTGTTTGCTAATGCGAAAATATCCTTACAGTGAACCAAATTATCATTAGTTAAACTTGAGACCAACTGTACAAAAACTTGAGCATCAGCTATTCCTCTCCGTCGATGCGTTGATTTTTTTGCTTCAGAAATCTGTTTGGTTTTGTATACTTCAGCAGTTTGACCATTACAAACCTTACAAATCAAACCCGACTGTAGCATATCCCTTCCTTTCACAATAGCATGCCAAGTTAGCAATGCACTTCGAGGACAGGTTGCCAAAAAAAAATATTACCATTGGGTTAGTATCATTCTGTCAGTACTCTTGCACAATGGTTATCCGGAGTAATCGATAATATCGATGCTTATTTTGCTAATATAGCATCATCCAAAATCTGCAACTCAAGAAAACCAGCCATCTGGTGCCATTTCAAACT includes:
- the LOC124691670 gene encoding LOW QUALITY PROTEIN: protein argonaute 1C-like (The sequence of the model RefSeq protein was modified relative to this genomic sequence to represent the inferred CDS: inserted 1 base in 1 codon) → MRFPLRPGKGSVGTRCLVKANHFIAQLPDKDLHQYDVSITPEVTSRIVNRAVIKELVNLHRASYLGGRLPAYDGRKSLYTAGPLPFTSKEFQITLLDDDDGSGPQRRQRNFTVVIKFAARADLHRLGMFLAGRHAEAPQEALQVLDIVLRELPSTRYMPFGRSFFSPDLGSRQRLGDGLESWRGFYQSIRPTQMGLSLNIDMSATAFIEPLPVIDYIAQLLSSNIHSRPLSDSDRVKIKKALRGVKVEVTHRGNMRRKYRISGLTTQSTRELTFPVDEGVXVKSVVQYFQETYGFAIQHTYLPCLQVGNQKRPNYLPMEVCKIVEGQRYSKRLNQNQIRALLDVTCQRPRDRERDIIQMVKHNAYQDDPYAKEFGINISDRMASVEARILPAPRLKYNETGREKDCLPRVGQWNMLNKKMVNGGKVRSWMCINFARNVQESLVRGFCHELALMCQNSGMDFALEPVLPPLYARPDQVERALKARYHDAMNILGPQRRELDLLIGILPDNNGSLYGDLKRVCEIDLGIVSQCCCAKQVFKMNKQIHANLALKINVKVGGRNTVLVDALSRRIPLVTDRPTIIFGADVTHPHPGEDSSPSIAAVVASQDWPEVTRYAGLVSAQAHRQELIEDLYKVWQDPQRGTVNGGMIRELLISFKKSTGQKPQRIIFYRDGVSEGQFYQVLLFELQAIRKACASLEANYQPNVTFIVVQKRHHTRLFAHNHNDRNSVDGSGNIIPGTVVDSKICHPTEFDFYLCSHAGIKGTSRPAHYHVLWDENNFTADGLQTLTNNLCYTYARCTRSVSIVPPAYYAHLAAFRARFYMDPESSDSGSATSGPGGRGPPSGSSTSRSTRTPGAAVRPLPAMKDSMKNVMFYC